The following coding sequences are from one Lolium rigidum isolate FL_2022 chromosome 6, APGP_CSIRO_Lrig_0.1, whole genome shotgun sequence window:
- the LOC124667650 gene encoding uncharacterized protein LOC124667650, with amino-acid sequence MADMTPLPVAGDGMEGGKPKKKKTMKSLYLTFFETAPDGKSRACTLCGKSYCLTTATGNLGKHLNNRHPGYDQLADQFQGDPTQSTIASMFARNKKHHPPMRARPHAQPQQPQVQVQVQAQAQPKVLRAQPKPKPAVDVDYVNWLLLRWLISSSFPPSALEDSAFADSCRYLSPAVRLWPKEKAQEITLQVFKSMKEDVKASLQRVRSRLSIALDFWTSYEQIVYLSVKCQWIDESWVSQKVLLDVCQIRYQCTGAEVLRVLLTVLREFNIDLKILACTHNNSQHAIHACHELRRELESRKLPFCYIPCAARTLEIIIEDGLKHVKSLLYKTRAFILETNSSPEMMEDFKHWAEVYQEGSWKLPFDHSITWNGNYNMLDVVKKAPNAMDNTIKKFEDIFGPRDWVLSAEEKSVVNSLHSYLEPFYKTTTNLCTCKLPTVGLVFFFMDHVFELINICHNSSHQKLFENIARDMSKTALDFTSQAYNIYTFTAAILDPRIKGELIPDALNSPSNLEDARDHFVRDYSSIFQAAGNGYSIQDSADDGGAFSFAEEIIRKRRRVSMSTAADELTQYLAEPPAPISTDALEWWRGHSSRYPRLSLMARDFLAIQGTSLDPEELFTSKGDSIHKQQYCLPLSSMQATMCIKSWMQSGYQFNFQSTIIDFERLIESATAPDAVDGLVSS; translated from the exons ATGGCTGACATGACTCCCCTGCCGGTCGCCGGCGACGGCATGGAGGGGGGCAagcccaagaagaagaagacgatgaAGTCCCTCTACCTCACCTTCTTCGAGACGGCGCCCGACGGCAAGAGCCGCGCCTGCACGCTCTGCGGCAAGAGCTACTGCCTCACCACCGCCACCG GGAATCTGGGGAAGCATCTGAACAACCGGCACCCCGGATACGACCAGCTCGCCGATCAATTTCAAGGTGACCCTACCCAGAGCACCATTGCCAGCATGTTCGCGAGGAACAAGAAACATCACCCTCCGATGCGAGCTCGACCGCACGCGCAGCCGCAACAGCCTCAAGTCCAGGTTCAGGTTCAGGCCCAGGCGCAACCAAAAGTTCTTCGTGCGCAGCCTAAACCGAAGCCGGCTGTCGATGTCGACTACGTCAACTGGTTGCTTCTCCGGTGGCTCATCAGCTCCTCCTTTCCGCCCTCCGCCCTAGAGGACAGCGCGTTCGCTGACAGTTGCAGGTATCTGAGCCCTGCCGTCAGGCTTTGGCCCAAGGAGAAGGCTCAGGAGATCACCCTCCAGGTGTTCAAGAGCATGAAGGAGGACGTCAAGGCGTCGCTGCAGCGTGTCCGGTCCCGGCTCTCCATCGCGCTCGACTTCTGGACCTCTTACGAGCAGATAGTGTACCTGTCTGTCAAGTGTCAATGGATTGATGAAAGCTGGGTCTCGCAGAAAGTCCTGCTTGACGTGTGCCAGATTCGGTACCAGTGCACCGGGGCCGAGGTTCTGCGTGTTCTGCTGACTGTCTTGCGGGAATTTAACATTGATTTGAAGATCCTTGCGTGCACACATAATAACAGCCAACATGCGATCCATGCCTGTCACGAGCTCAGGCGGGAGCTCGAGTCCCGTAAGCTCCCCTTCTGCTACATCCCCTGTGCTGCGAGGACGTtggagatcatcatagaagatggCCTGAAACATGTGAAGTCACTTTTGTACAAGACCCGTGCGTTTATTCTCGAGACCAATTCGAGCCCGGAGATGATGGAGGATTTTAAGCACTGGGCTGAAGTTTACCAAGAGGGCTCGTGGAAACTCCCATTTGATCATTCGATAACTTGGAATGGCAATTATAATATGCTTGATGTAGTAAAGAAG GCCCCTAATGCGATGGATAACACCATCAAGAAATTTGAAGACATATTTGGACCAAGGGACTGGGTTCTGAGCGCTGAGGAGAAGTCAGTGGTCAATTCATTGCACTCATACCTTGAGCCATTTTATAAAACTACGACCAACCTTTGCACTTGCAAATTACCAACAGTTGGCCTAGTGTTCTTCTTCATGGACCATGTCTTTGAGTTGATCAATATTTGTCATAACAGCAGCCACCAAAAATTATTTGAAAACATTGCCAGAGACATGTCCAAGACAGCTCTTGACTTCACATCTCAAGCTTACAACATCTACACCTTCACAGCTGCAATTCTTGATCCAAGGATCAAAGGAGAGCTCATCCCTGACGCCCTCAACTCCCCGAGCAACTTGGAGGATGCAAGGGACCATTTTGTGAGAGACTACAGCAGCATCTTCCAAGCTGCTGGAAATGGCTACAGCATCCAAGACAGCGCTGATGATGGTGGAGCATTCTCCTTTGCTGAAGAGATTATTCGTAAACGCCGCCGTGTGAGCATGAGCACTGCCGCTGATGAGCTTACTCAGTATCTCGCCGAGCCCCCTGCACCAATTTCCACTGATGCTCTTGAATGGTGGAGGGGGCACTCCTCCCGTTACCCACGGCTCTCTTTGATGGCCCGTGATTTCCTGGCAATCCAAGGGACCTCATTGGATCCTGAAGAACTGTTCACAAGCAAAGGGGACAGTATCCACAAGCAGCAGTACTGCCTTCCTCTCAGTAGCATGCAGGCTACAATGTGTATAAAATCATGGATGCAGAGTGGGTATCAGTTCAATTTTCAGTCGACCATTATTGATTTCGAGAGATTAATCGAATCTGCTACCGCTCCTGATGCTGTAGATGGTCTGGTTTCTTCTTGA